The Oryzias latipes chromosome 4, ASM223467v1 genome includes a window with the following:
- the hes1 gene encoding transcription factor HES-1: protein MPADMMEKNSSSPVAATPASMNTTPDKPKTASEHRKSSKPIMEKRRRARINESLGQLKTLILDALKKDSSRHSKLEKADILEMTVKHLRNLQRAQMTAALNTDPSVLGKYRAGFSECMNEVTRFLSTCEGVNTEVRTRLLGHLANCMTQINAMNYPSQHQHQHPLPSTAGPTHPSFSQPMVQIPSSSPQILPMNPASCKGGSSPAALPSDATKVYGGFQIVPATDGQFAFLIPNAAFAPNGPVIPVYANNVSTPVSVPAAVSPGAPSGTTDSVWRPW from the exons ATGCCTGCAGATATGATGGAAAAAAACTCATCCTCTCCGGTCGCTGCAACCCCGGCAAGCATGAACACAACTCCCGACAAACCCAAGACAGCCTCGGAGCACAGAAAG tccTCAAAGCCAATCatggaaaagagaagaagagccAGGATCAACGAGAGCTTGGGTCAACTGAAAACACTCATCCTAGATGCTCTCAAAAAAGAT AGCTCCAGACACTCCAAGCTGGAGAAGGCGGACATCCTGGAGATGACGGTGAAGCATCTCCGGAACCTCCAGAGAGCTCAGATGACCG CTGCTCTGAACACAGACCCTTCTGTTTTGGGGAAATATCGCGCCGGATTCAGTGAATGCATGAATGAAGTCACCCGCTTTCTGTCCACGTGCGAGGGGGTCAACACCGAAGTGAGGACGCGGCTCCTCGGCCACCTGGCCAACTGCATGACCCAGATCAACGCCATGAACTACCCCAGCCAGCATCAGCACCAGCATCCGCTCCCATCCACCGCGGGGCCAACGCACCCGTCCTTCAGCCAGCCCATGGTGCAGATCCCCAGCTCGTCCCCGCAGATCCTGCCCATGAACCCGGCGTCCTGTAAAGGCGGCTCCTCGCCGGCCGCACTGCCTTCGGACGCCACCAAAGTCTACGGGGGCTTCCAGATCGTGCCAGCCACAGATGGACAGTTTGCGTTCCTCATTCCCAACGCGGCGTTTGCGCCGAACGGCCCCGTTATCCCCGTGTACGCCAACAACGTCAGCACGCCGGTGTCTGTCCCGGCTGCCGTTTCCCCGGGAGCCCCGTCAGGAACCACTGATTCAGTGTGGAGACCGTGGTGA